From Oncorhynchus kisutch isolate 150728-3 unplaced genomic scaffold, Okis_V2 scaffold2457, whole genome shotgun sequence:
atgtagtactttgttcaggtagttatgttatagatgttatggatgtagtactatgttcaggtagttatgttatagatgttatggatgtagttctatgttcaggttgttatgttatggatgtagttctatgttcaggtagttatgttatggatgttatggatgtagttccatgttcaggtagttgtgttatggatgttatggatgtagtactatgttcaggaTATGTTCTGTTATTTATTACTGTCAGAATATCACTGTTTCCAGGAAGCAACACAGTAACAAGACTGACGCTAGTTGGCTATTTGGAGAGTCCCTGAATGAGTCAgagctgggttcaaatactactcGATATATATTGCAAACAGTTCATCTGGGCTTTATTGAGTTTGCCTTGCGTAATTGAACCAATAGAATAGTGTCTACAGTACAAACCCTGCCCATACAGCACTTCAGACAGGCTAGAAATGAAAGGATCTGAAatattttaaatagtatttgaacccaggtctgatacgAGGACAGATTTCTCTACTTCTTTGCCTTGActgagtgagcatagccttgctattgagaaagaccgccaaaagcagacctggctctcaaaagaagacaggctatgtgcacactgcccacaaaattaggtggaaactgagctgcacttcctaacctcctgcccaatgtatgaccatattagagacacatatttcagacagacagacagacagacagacagacagacagacagacagacagacagacagacagacagacagacagacagacagacagacagacagacagacagacagacagacagacagacagacagacagacagacagacagacagacagacagacagacagacagacagacagacagacagacagacagacagacagacagacagaatgtgcTCAACAAGTCACATAACAATTTGGAAGGACTCACTCTGTGAAGGATTCGTTATGTGTTCAGTGATAGTGATATCTATACATGTTACATGGACTCATTGTGTTCAGTGATAGTGATATCTATAcatgttacatggactcactgtgttcaGTGATAGTGATACTTATACATGTTACATGGACTCGTTATGTGTTCTGTGATAGTGATATCTATAcatgttacatggactcactgtgttcaGTGATAGTGATATCTATAcatgttacatggactcactgtgttcaGTGATAGTGATACCTATAcatgttacatggactcactgtgttcaGTGATAGTGATATCTATAcatgttacatggactcactgtgttcaGTGATAGTGATACCTATACATGTTAAAAGGACTCACTCTGTGTTCTCtggaacagagtgccatttgggatgaacaaataataactctctctgtctctctgtctctctgtctctctctgtctctctgtctctctgtctctctgtctctctctgtctctctgtctctctgtctctctctgtctctctgtctctctgtctctctgtctctctctgtctctctgtctctctgtctctctgtctctctgtctctctgtctctctgtgtctctctgtctctctgtctctctgtctctctctgtctctctgtctctctgtctctctgtctctctctgtctctctctgtctctctctgtctctctgtctctctgtctctctgtctctctgtctctctgtgtctctctctgtctctctgtctctctctgtctctctgtctctctctgtctctctgtctctctgtctctctctgtctctctgtctctctgtctctctgtctctctctgtctctctctgtctctctgtctctctgtctctctgtctctctgtctctctctctctctgtctctctgtctctctgtctctctgtctctctctgtctctctgtctctctgtctctctgtctctctctgtctctctgtctctctctgtctctctgtctctctctgtctctctgtctctctgtctctctgtctctctgtctctctgtctctctctgtctctctgtctctctctgtctctctctgtctccctgtgtctcctcACAGGTCTTAATTTCAGTCTGCTGGGGAACCTAGAGGCCAGATATTGTCCCTGGGGCTACACAGCCAAAGGGAGTCAACAATGTGGTGATATGGATGAGTGTAAAGAGTGGGACAGTAACCCACCCTGTGGAAGTAATGCCGCATGTTACAACACACAGGGGAGCTTCTACTGTCAGTGTCTACCTGGGTTCAGATCCACAACGACTGTCCAGTTTACTGCTCTCACTGGGGAGTGTAAGGGTGAggattatagtgtgtgtgtgtgtgtacgtgaatATTACATGTCAAGGTAACAAACCATTACTTGGTCTTATCTGTGCAGTACTGAGAGTTTGTAGACCATGTTAATGATCATcaactgtgtgtgggtgtgcgggggggggggggggggggggggggggggggggtcagggaataatgatattattctatatAAATTGTGTTAAATTAGCTGTGTCAGTTCTGGAATACACACTGTCTTGAGGTCCTGGAGGAGAGATtatggaatcactggaggagaggttagggattcACTGGAGGAGGGATtatggaatcactggaggagaggttagggaggtaaagctccgccttatctcagctcactggtcgcaatggcaacacccatccgtagcacgcgctccagcaggtatatctcactgatcatccctaaagcaaacacctcatttggccgcctttcgttccagtactctgctgcctgtgactggaacgaattgcaaaaatcgctgaagttggagacttttatctccctcaccaacttcaaacatcagctatctgagcagctaaccgatcgctgcagctgtacatagtctattggtaaatagcccacccattttcacctacctcatccccatactgtttttatttatttacttttctgctcttttgcacaccaatatctctacctgtacatgaccatctgatcatttatcactccagtgttaatctgcaaaattgttattattcgcctacctcctcatgccttttgcacacattgtatatagactccccctttgttttctactgtgttattgacttgtaaattgtttactccatgtgtaactctgtgttgtctgctcacactgctatgctttatcttggccaggtcgcagttgcaaatgagaacttgttctcaactagcctacctggttaaataaaggtgttctcaactagactacctggttaaataaaggtgttctcaactagcctacctgcttaaataaaggtgttctcaactagcctacctggttaaataaaggtgttctcaactagactacctggttaaatcaaggtgaaataaataaaataaatcaaaaaagggattcactggaggagagattatggaatcactggaggacagattcactggaggagagattatggaatcactggaggagaggttattgaatcactggaggagaggttagggaatcactggaggagaggttagggaatcactggaggagaggttagggattcactggaggagagattatggaatcactggaggagagattatggaaccactggaggagaggttagggaatcactggaggagagattagggaatcactggaggagaggttagggaatcactggaggagaggctAGGgattcactggaggagaggttagggagtcactggaggagaggttagggattcactggaggagaggttatcactggaggagaggttaaggattcactggaggagaggttatcactggaggagagattTTGTAATCACTGGAGGACAGGTTATGGATTCACTGCGCTATCACCATGTTTCCATCTCTCTACAGACCTCGATGAGTGTCAGGGGAAAGTACAGCTTTGTACCAGCAACACCATTTGCCTCAACACCATCGGGAGCTTCAACTGCCAatgcaaacctggtttcaaattCTCTGCTTATGCTGGGCACTGTGAAGGTTAGTCCAACATGAGGGCATCATTGTATGTTTGTCTTCTCTTGAATGAATGATTGACTGCTTCAGCTGGAAACATCACTACATACTGTGTATATTTTGTGTATGATCAAGGACAAAACAGAGTGAAACCCTCTTTCctacaccccttctctctctctctctctcccccctctctccctatatctctcttcctatctccctctcccctctccccattctctcagtcttaccctctctctctctctctccctcctctctccctatatctctcttcctatctccctctccccctctccccattctctctctcttaccctctctctctctctctctctctctcccccctctctccctatatctctcttcctatctccctctccccctctccccattctctctctcttaccctctctctttgtctctgtctctctctttctttctctcattatCTCTGTATTTATCTCTGGTCCTCTTGTAGACATCAATGAGTGTAGCGACAGCAACAGCTATGAATGCCACGTTATCAGCTACTGTACAAAAAccatgatattattctatgtaaGTTGTGTCAATGTGATTATGTGTATTTACATATTCATGTAGAGGAAACAGCAACAGCCGAGTGAGAGGCTCAGGTCTCAGTTTAGATTgtctgtgcgtgtttgtgtgcttgTCTGTATGTGTGAATCCTACATGTCAAGGAAACAAAACGTTACTTTGCATTATCTTCTCTGTTCTGTGCCATATTTGTAGAGCGGTGATTCCCCAACTTCTCCTCTAGAAAAACAGAAAGTCCTCTTCTTTGAAGTATTCCACAACTAGCACAGCTGATTCTAATGGTCACCTGATCATCAAGCCTTTCATTTGTTAAATCAGCTACATTAGTTACATCAAATACGTGGAGAGGATaaggagaggttagggaatcactgggggaaaggttagggaatcactgggggagaggttagggaatcactgggtgagaggttagggaatcactggaggagaggttagggaatcactggaggagaggttagggaatcactggaggagaggttagggaatcactggaggagaggttagggaatcactgggggagaggttagggaatcactgggggagaggttagggaatcactggaggagaggttaggtaaTCACTTGAAGAGagattagggaatcactggaagagaggttagggaatcactggaggagaggttagggagtcactggaaggagaggttaagGAATCACTGAATGAGAGGTTAGGGAGTCactggatgagaggttggggaatcactggaggagaggttagggtgtcactggaggagaggttagggtgtcactggaggagaggttagggagtcaCTGGAGGAGAAGTTATGGAGTCACTGCCCTATCAAcatgtttccttctctcttcagaCCTCGATGAGTGCCAGGAGACACCTCAGGTTTGTGGCAGCAACACCAGTTGCCTCAACACCTTCGGGAGCTACCACTGCCAGTGCCAACCTGGGTTCAGATTCTCTAATCACACTTTGATGGTGAGTtctgttgattgattgattgattgattgactgctTTAGCTTGAGACAtcactacatactgtacatatgtaTGTATGGGCAGAGTTAATAGAGTCCATAAAGACTATAGCATTTATGTTTATATAGACTATTGAGAATATGGATTCAAAGGGACTGAAGATGCCTTAGTGACAATAGATACTAAAGAGACTATAGGGACAATAGCTACTAAGGCAACCACTGAGACTAAAGcatttatgtttctatagactatTGAGACTATCGATACTGAGGGACTATAGATACTAAAGAGACTATAGGGACAATAGCTACTAAGGAATCCACTGAGACTAAAGcatttatgtttctatagactatTGAGACTATCGATACTGAGGGACTATAGATACtaaagagactatagagactgtaGAGGAACCGCAGAAGAAGGTAACGACAAGAGAATGGTTGAAGATGCATAAGGAGTAACCCGAGGGGATTCCTGGGTGTGTTGGGGAATAGTACAAAGGGAATGTGGATATGAGTGTTGAAATGACAGGTTAAGATGATTGACATTTGGATATTAAGAGATTGAAATGTGGATATTAACACATCGATATTTGGAAAATAATTGGTAAGCTGAAGTATTGAATTTGGGATAATAAGAGATATTATTTGTACTGAGTGAATGAGAGCTTTCAGGGGTATTAATATTGGTTTGAAAtaggtgtgtgtatgaatgaataactcaaccagttctgtccactggtttgaaagaggtgtgtgtatgaatgaataccccaaccacttctgtccactggtttgaaagaggtgtgtgtctgaatgaataccccaaccagttccagccactggtttgaaagaggtgtgtgtctgaatgaataccccaaccagttctgtccactggtttgaaagaggtgtgtaTCTGAATGAATACACCAACCAGTACtgtccactggtttgaaagaggtgtgtgtatgaatgaataccccaaccagttctgtccaccgatttgaaagaggtgtgtgtatgaatgaataccccaaccagttctgtccactggtttgaaagaggtgtgtatctgaatgaataccccaaccagttctgtccactggtttgaaagaggtgtgtatctgaatgaataccccaaccagttctgtccactggtttgaaagaggtgtgtgtatgaatgaa
This genomic window contains:
- the LOC116370092 gene encoding adhesion G protein-coupled receptor E2-like, coding for MGSRTLLLVLGLNFSLLGNLEARYCPWGYTAKGSQQCGDMDECKEWDSNPPCGSNAACYNTQGSFYCQCLPGFRSTTTVQFTALTGECKDLDECQGKVQLCTSNTICLNTIGSFNCQCKPGFKFSAYAGHCEDLDECQETPQVCGSNTSCLNTFGSYHCQCQPGFRFSNHTLMN